The Arenibacter algicola region GAATTCGTTCATCAGCATCCAGGAAAATTACCCAATCATTGGTTGCCTGTTCCAGGGCGAAGGATTTTTGATCTGTATAATTTAAAAATGGTCGCTGTATCAATTTTACATTGGGATGCTCCTTGATCTTTTCGATGGTGCCATCCGTACTAAAGGAATCCACAACGATTATCTCGTCCGCAAACTTTACATTTTCCAGAACAGCATTGATATGGATATCCTCATTATAGGTAATGAGAATGGCAGAAATTTTATTGGTTTTTTCACCAATAAAGGGGTTTTTTGTAGGTTTCCCGAACATGGAATCTATTTTAAGCCTTCTGGCTAGGGACAGCTTCCTTTCTTCTGGTACTCCATGTATTTCAATGTATTCTTTGACCGCATTGACCATGCGAAGGGCCGACTTTCCATCCTGATACGGGTGGAACTGCATGTTTATGTAAGCTCTTTCCGCAGCGTGTGGGTCTAGGTTAAAATTGTCCAAAACTTTTTGGGTAAGACCAGTGTAAGATTTTGAGTTGTCCCACAACACCTTATCGGCAATATTCTTGAAGGATATTACCGGCTTGTCCAGGAGGATGAATTCATAAATTACGGATGAGGTGTCACTAACCAATATATCTGCCTGTATAAGCGATTTAATAATGTTTTTGTCCTCTTTGAAAAGTACATTGTTCACTTCATAGGACAGTCTTTTGTATGCCTTTATCCATTTTGGGTCCATAAGGTCATGGAATTTTATAAGGATAACATATCCCGTGGTCTCGGCAAGGTTTTTTATTTCCTGCAGTAGATAGGGGGCAGAGGTAAGGCTAGGGGAGAAGGTAGGGGCATAGAGCACAATTTTATCCGTGTTGAACTGCTGCAATATGGCCTTTTTTTCAAAGTCATACCTGTTTTTTTCAGTGCTATAAACATCTAATTTTGGCCATCCGGTCTCGATGACATCAAAATTCTTGTGTACTTTTTTTAACTCATTAAATTTATCCGTGAAGTACGGACCTTGTGTAAGGTACAGATCAAAATAGTGCCGTATCCTGAAATGGCCCTTTTTTTCACCGGCAAGTCCATGAAAAACTTGTACTTTTAATCCTCGGATATAATAAGGAACTTCATTTCCAGGAACGAAAATAGCATCACTTTTATAGAGTTGTAAATCTAAAGTGCGAACCGTAT contains the following coding sequences:
- a CDS encoding CDP-glycerol glycerophosphotransferase family protein, which encodes MKVILFCQNAYAFGILAPIRDVLQEQGHDFLWYISGKLLDNFPYKNEDYTVRTLDLQLYKSDAIFVPGNEVPYYIRGLKVQVFHGLAGEKKGHFRIRHYFDLYLTQGPYFTDKFNELKKVHKNFDVIETGWPKLDVYSTEKNRYDFEKKAILQQFNTDKIVLYAPTFSPSLTSAPYLLQEIKNLAETTGYVILIKFHDLMDPKWIKAYKRLSYEVNNVLFKEDKNIIKSLIQADILVSDTSSVIYEFILLDKPVISFKNIADKVLWDNSKSYTGLTQKVLDNFNLDPHAAERAYINMQFHPYQDGKSALRMVNAVKEYIEIHGVPEERKLSLARRLKIDSMFGKPTKNPFIGEKTNKISAILITYNEDIHINAVLENVKFADEIIVVDSFSTDGTIEKIKEHPNVKLIQRPFLNYTDQKSFALEQATNDWVIFLDADERIPDRLRNEILATVNSSEPTADAYYFYRTFMFINKVLHFSGWQSDKNYRLFKKSKVHFTEERIVHETLVVDGESDVLKNKLVHYSYKNYEDYKGKMIKYGQMKAVEELKKNYAPNFYHFVFRPFYKFFNHYILRFGILDGKKGVIICYLNALGVYSRYKELKRLRNLRG